The genomic DNA CTTTtatctgtaattacattttAGGCCATATCTCCTCAAAATTTGTATTATTGCTTATCAATATGACAATTTACAATATACACATTAACATTATTTGTAGGCATTGCAATACCACAGCCATTGCACTAATCAGAattaaatgatatttaaaaatattttaaaagtatAAGTGCCTAATTTAACAGCTTGAATGGATGTCTGTTATAAATAAAAGAATTCTGTCTAGTCAAACCGAACATTTCTCAAATCAACAATGGTGATTTCATCATCATTTTAGATGTACACAGTGTCATTGTGACAAATGATGTCACTTCTGTCATATGTGTGTAttgtattttcactgttttaattTTGATAGCCAGAATGAACTACCCAGTTTCGTATGTCTACAATTCCATTGTAATTAGTcctaattttattttcagatatCCGGAattaaagtgtattttagatATGCATTATATAATTTGTCAAGAACATTCTGGTAAAAATGCAATTTGGGATATCATACATTATTATTGTGACTGGATAAAAATTTATTTTGGATATCTGCAATAAGAATTATAACTAGCAAGAATGCAACTGCAGAGAAATATATCCCAGCTGTGTGCAGACAAGTAAATAGGGAGCAGTTTTAGCATAAATGTGGTCTAAAGAATTAGATTATTGACACTAGTTTTTCCTCTGTAAGTTATTCTATTTACAGATCAGTGAATGACTGCCAATGTTTGTCTCACCcatatcatttttaatcatctgTTTAAAGAGAACACAGAAATTGCTCAAACAATGATAAGAAATATGActgcttgttttatttatttattgttaataaaagaacactgaatataaaaaatatacatattaatAAATCAGTGTCATCTATCAAGATATAAATATGTCTGTGATATATATTCACGCATACAGTCCaatctgtgttttgtatttgtggATCCCTTACCATAAATACTAAAgccaacaacacaaacattaatATGCACAAATATTCTCTAACAGACCTGGGTCATATGACTGACAGCCCTGCAAAATTAACCACCCTGTCAGCAGTGTAATGAAAATTACTGATGTTCATGATGGCAAATTTAACACTTCAACAATTTGTGCAGTTTGTGTCACAGTCTACATATTTCAGTAGCAGCTGTGCAGATCTCCAGGCTGTTCTGTGTCAGTGAGCAGACAGGTGAAATACCATACTGTACCATGACCTTATGGCTTTGAAGAACTCCAATTTAAATGTATCCCCAAGCACTGAATATTATTTTATAACTGATTCTGATACGCATCTCCACATgccttaaaaaaataacaacaagctGTCATGTGACAACTTCAATGTAACATTATACAGACAATGCTGACTCAGAGCTCATCAGGAACAGGTTTATCAATGAAACCTGTTTATAATTTTCAAGGTGAACAAGATTTACATTTAAGAATAGAAATAAGCTTGTTGTTTAAGTGAATTCACTTAAGTACTCTACATCATATGTTTGATAAGGCAAATAAAGACTAATATTTAATGGAACTATAAAGCTTCATTCAAAAGCTTGGAATTTGGAGTCGCTGAACTCTGATTTATTCAGTGAAATTTAGTTTTTATGgtctttatttaaaattttctttAGTGTAAAATTGGTTAATTTgacatttatgctgtgatttaatGGTCagatttttgtactttttgattGCCTCCTTGATACATTATTCTTaattatttacagaaaaacttTCTGAGAGCAATGTCTTTAGGAAATGGCAAGATAAGTTCATCTGAATGGCATAGTTTCATCCAcgaaaataaatcaaagttgtttttttctgtaaatggtcaaagttgaaataaaataattcagGTCTGATAAGCTGGTTTGAATTAAAAGCctaaggaaaaaaatcctgatgcTTCTGTTTATCCACTTCTTCCTGCTTAAATGTGGAAACTGCACTCATGGGTTCCTCTGCAGCCGAATCCCACCTCCTTTTCCAGGGAACACTCAGCATTTatcttaaaaaaagacagaaaaaaagaaaaactgctctTCGATCAGTGTCTTGTTGGCAGTGGGTCTTCAGGAGATGTGCGCATGCGCCGTGCTTCATGTCGCAACACAGACACAGATCGACTGCATTCGTCATCTggagaaaacagacatttctgTCACATCCGACACAAACTGAGACATATGAGCTGTGGATTATTGCGGTCACACACGGATCACAGTTAAGGAAGTTCGGGAAACAGCCCAGTAAATAATACTGCGATCGAGCTTTTTTGTCACGTGGTCAAGCCTGACCAATCGGAGCGATCCAAATCCAGCGGAAAGTATGTCCTTTGTTCGGATATTTGATCAACTTTATCTTCAAATGTGAGCCTATTTCTGTGTATATATCACAGGATATGGATATGGAGGTGGTGTTTTCATGAGAATGGACGCGCTTTGGATATATTTTATTGCGTTTTTTGTGGAATGCCACGTGTTCAAGTTTGATGAACAGGCTTATTTCATCACATGACTCCCCTCCCCCACCCAGCGCAGGGCATGGGGGAAGAAGGCGGACATGTTTGAGGGAAATGTGTTGGTTAAAAAGTATCGAGGTGGAAGACAAGAAGATTATTTGAAGAAAGGTTTCGCATTACTTTGATTGGATTTACCATTCgacatttgtggtcatttaagCTCGAGACTTTGATGTCAtactttgaaaatatttatttttgttttgggtaCTTTAATTGCCCTTtcttaaaataatacatttttgtctaattttcattttttcacaaGGTTAGACTTTCAAAATTTTAGTAATATTTAATGTTGTGAAGATGTAGCTTTACTAAACATGGTTTATTTGAGTGACATTGTAGGGAATTTGTAACCTTGGTGTGGGGGATGGGTGCCATTGGTTAGGTAATCATTTTGTGTGCTTGCTGAGTTTCGGTCTCGGTTTTAAAAGAGGTTTTGTTAAGGTTGATTCGGTTGGTGATGTTGCTAGCTTGTGTTTTAAAGATATATTTTGGATTGAATCTGTTTTGTAGCCATACAAAGGTCAGGTTGGTACTTGTAttttaaattgtaatattttattttactatattttgcTATATTTGTTAATGTAATTTTGTAGTTATTTAGATTGGACCTTTGCTTTTGATCAAATGTAGTCTGAAGTTACTGAAGAAAACTGCTGTGTCATTCAGTGGATAGTTGGCAGCTCCTGTGGCTCTTCTAGGTGTGGTCTTTTTAAGTGGCTATTGCTGGGTGTTATTGTACGTTAAACTAAATGTGACCTACAGCATCACCGTTTTATGTTTAGTTAAATGGAAGCTTTGTGTGCCCTTTGACAACTTTACAGGCAGTGGGCCACGAGGGCCTCGTTTGTCTGCCTTTGTTTTCAAAATGGTGGTCTCTTCCTGCAGCAGTTTATGGATAATCATTTCACTGTGGGTTTGTCAGCGAAATATGAGGCGTTGTGAATGTTGTGCTCGATGTTTTGGCTTGTTTGTTGTTAATTATTCGGTTATAATGGACTATCTGTCGTCGCTTAAAGATGGCGATCGTACGCCTCTTGTGAAAGGCAGAAATGCGGATATTCTGGTAAGCTGAGAGCGCGTGGGGAGAGGCTCTTGTCTCTTCTGGGGTCCGCGTGACTGAGTGGAAGAACCAATCGGCTTCCTGGTATTTACACTGGAAGCCCGCGTTGAAGCGGTTTAGACCAATAGACGTCGTCGCCTTGCACACGTTGACGTAATGTAATATGATAAGGAGCTGGGTGGCTTCGTTGCCCTCGCTTTTTGTGGGGAATTATATGGCGGCACCAGTTACAGGCAGCATATCTATAATACAGGAGCGGCAGGACCAATAATATTCTGCAGTTTCCTTGACGGACAGAAAGAATATGCGAATAGGTTGGTCCGAAAGACGGGCGGTGGAATTTCTGTGTCTAGGGGTGTAGCAAGATTGACAGACATCATGAACAGCCAATAGAAACTAGAAAGGCGGGGACTTTCCGAGGTCGCCCATCCAATAAGGTGAGAGACTGGTCTATAAAAAGCCGGGTGTAGTCGCATCGTCGCCATTTCAACGAAGCAGAGTGGAAGGAGTTTGCTGTGGTGGGGAGCGGAGACATCTGACCCAACAGAGACGGATCCTGGTTTGAGTCTAGCTAAAAACAGAATCCGGATCCATCCTGATGGATATGGCTGTTAACCCGCCCCTTGACAGGTATCTATTGGTAAAATTGACTCCGCTATCCATCCGAGGGGATATTTTAAAcaattgtctttattttttctaaatatcaaTGCTGGTAGCTTGTGTTTTGCTGTAGTACCATTGGAAGAGAGAAATGGACGCTGAATATGCCAGAGGAAGAAGCCTATCGTGTCGTAACAGGGATTAGAATCGACTTTTATTGAGTGGAACAATAATATTTTGGTGGTTTATAACAAGCTGCGACTGTTGATCGCGCTACGCCGGCGCCATCTTCGGAGCGCTTTTGCCGTTGGCCGCTCTCTCCCGCTGCCTGGCAGTTGGTGTTAGCAATGCTAGCATTAGCTTCACAGACCAGAGCCTTGCTCAAGACATGCGTGGTAGTCGGTCGTTCACTGTTTCGTACGGAAAACGGCTTACCTCGTATATGCATCAGCGTGTCTTTTGGTTTGATATGATAAAAGGTACGCTCGAACCGCACTATTAGCTTTTAGTCTTACCGGCTCACTTGTATCGGGAGGGTGACACCACCATAGAATAACACAAGCTGAGTAAGATCGGTGTTGTTGTTAATACGTAAACATGGCAGAGGACCCCTGCCACTTCGGTGTTTGTGCTTGTTTCGCCGGTTTGTTTTTGTAGCCATGTGACGGTCAGGGGTTGTTATCATCACCGGTACAACGACTTTGCGTTGTAGCACAACGGCTAGCTCCGCTTCTTTGCTAGTTGTACCATCAATGTGTTCTTTATCAAAGACAAAATCAGGTATACCAGACACACTCTGGGTTGTCTGTTAAAGTTTAAGAGCAGAGTAGGCATTGTCATAACTCCTGTTAAAGGTTCGACTATCTGTGTGTTGGCGGTCGGTTGCCTGGTTACAACATGCAGTGTCACTCAACCCAGACAAGGTAGCTGCTTTTATTACGGTAAAAGTTACGCACGgggctgtatttattttttgccactGTACTTAATCAGaatctttttacatttttttattcttttattggGTCCCTTATACCACATTTTCTCTTCCAATTTTACAGctaacattatttttgtttagtgttGTTAATATTATGTACAtgattattttccttttttaataataaagtaCACTAACTGTCAAATGTGTTTCCAAAAGTTGTATCATTCAAGAAAGCTTGCTTTACCATGAACAAAACATTGTATTTTTCAACATTACTAGCTTGTTGGCGGGTCAGactaaattaacaaaaatcTCTTTTTGGTACTCTGATAATACACaacaaatttttttgttttatatgtcTATGTAGAGTGGGTCATTGCTAAAATATTTCAAGGATATATTGTACACCTATGTAATGATGCAAACAAAGTAGTACTATTTGCATCAGTTGCTTCAAGGTCACACAGACGAGATACATGCTTAATGTGAGACAAACCTATTTGATGTTTTGCATTAAAAGAAAAGGAGGTACAGCATTGGTGGATGCCGATCCTAACTGTACAAtaggacatgttttttttttttgcacctaaAATGTGAGCAGGTGGAGATTGGTTACGGTGCATTAATGCAATTGCTGATGGAAAGAGAGGGCACTTGGATTCACTCAAATCAGAGTATtcttgtctcaaagattaagccatgcaagtctacGTACACACAgccggtacagtgaaactgcgaatTGCTCATTAAATCGGTTATGGTGCTGCAATTCTTTTTCAGTTGATGAATGCACTAGTTTACATTGACACAGATTTTATGCCTACAGAAACAGGTACCTGGTTATCCCCAAAGCAGCCGCACAATGTAGGAGATCACAACATTTATGGCGTTCCAGCGATTCTAATCTAGGAATACATAGAATACCTCACAGTCCAGGATTAAGGGGTGCgtttcatgacatttttttttaaattggggTTAGGTATGGTAAGTGACAGGACTCTTGCTAGTTTAAATTGTACAGGCTGCATCTTAACTCCAGTGTTAGTACCTTTATTTATGTGATTAACTGTGACTGTCACACATGGCAGAATGCAGCTCTTGTGTTGGACAGGGGTAAGGGTATTGTTTGCAGTTTGCACCTGTGGACATGATTAAAGATACACGGAGGCACAATGGTAAGTCAGGTCAACACTGTTTAAAGACAGATCATCCTAGGTGTGAAGAGAAGTGTTTACTTATTCTAACGGACTCCTTTCATGAAAGACCAGGTAccataaagtttttttttaaaaatctgtggcATTAAAATGTAGTTGTAACTGAGAGGTTGTCTGTCTGCTGACTCAACTAGTGAAACCACATTTCTGTATACAAAGCAAGCCCATCTCATTCTGAGGAGAAAGTGTCTTGATCTCTGAAAACTAACTACAAGTTGTGGTAACTAACAGCGCTCTAGTGTTACTAATAACTAGTGTGTGTACAACACCATAAGCACTGGATGTTAAAAATTCTGAGGTCAGCGGCTTAGCTAATGAATGACTGGCAGTAAAGCAGTTTCAGACAATATTGTACATATCTGGGCATGTTACAGACGtttatgttaaaaataaaacaatagaaTATTCCAGTCATTACTGTAACATGGCAGCTGAAACTCCACCCACAATCCTTTGGgagagtttttatttttttcacatgacaATGGGGTGGAGCGAATGTGTAATTGGTAAGATgtacagaggaggaagagggagtcATGCTTGTTTTCCTGCGAGTGGGAGGGCTCATTTGTCAGGAGTATATTTGAAGTCACACTATATGCTTGCTGAGTAATGTATAGATTGTGTGACTGACTGTAAATGCCTTATGAAGGGATTTACTCTATACTGTATGCTTATTAATGTGTCTCATGATGAGCAGGATTAATTGAGTTTGATGAAGTAACGTGTATGTCAACAAGGGAATGTTATGTCAACATAATTAGTATTCAGTGAATTcacttttaaagatttatgGGTCAGAATAATAATTATAACTGTTTCTGTTAACACTGGCAGATAAATACTACTTTTTATTTAAGGTCCAGTTAGTTGGAACATGCAATACAGGGGGCAGATCTACCCTATTTAAATCATAAAGTGAGATTTGTCTTTGCTTCACAATGACATCCTTTGGTAACAGAGAAATTTTTGGATCTCTTGAGCTTCTGCTGTTGCAAGTCTTAAACTTTCAAGAATTGATGTAACGGTAGTTTAGTCagcaattttattatttttgctgatGTAAGGAACAAACTATGTACAGAATGGGAGAAgagtaaatgttatttttttttaaatgttggtcTTTGCATCATAGTAGATACTCGTGTCAAATTAGtgcattgatttttaaaaatggtttccCCTGTCTTTTCTACAGCTCCCATGTCGGGGTTGACATTGGTATGTTGGGAGTCACAATGGACCACGGCTCTGGCGCGGCTGGAAAACGCATCCGTAAACCGTCACTGCTGTATGAGGGCTTTGAGAGTCCTGGGTTGCCACCTCTGACTCAGTTGGTTCCTTCGGGACCCCCACAGCCCCCAGTGAAAGACCCCAGCCGGCAGGGGAGGATGACCAACCAACTTCAGTTCCTGCAGAAAGTCCTGCTCAAGTCGTTGTGGAGGCACCACTTCGCCTGGCCCTTCCATGAACCCGTAGATGCTGCCAAGCTCAGCCTGCCTGTAAGTGTGAATGTCAAGAGATTAGACCTTATCTTTTATTTGAGGAGagaaatgattgtttttttctagaatttttttcttccacaaaGCCTAATGTTGGCTAACTTGGTTTTATCACTGTGTGTCACTGCTCATGGTTAGAGGGTAAAACAAAAGCTATTTTAGATCACAGATTTCAGTTTGACTCTGAATGTCTTTTccagctaaaaaaaatagtacTTATGGGATGTAGTGAGCCATTGTTTCTTGTCCTGATAGTGTTCCTTTTTCCACAGGACTACCATAAGATCATCAAAAACCCCATGGACATGGGCACTATCAAAAAGAGATTAGAAAATAACTACTACCGCAGTGCCAGTGAGTGCATGCAGGACTTCAACACCATGTTTACCAACTGCTACATTTATAACAAGGTAAGCCTTAGCATGTGCTTGTTTAGGATTTTGTGAGTCCAATATTACCGTAACATGATGACATCCCATGCCAGCTTGAAGCTAATCCttgttgttttcatgaaaatttcaaatgcaaaaatattatGAAATTGCATCCatcattttgtaaaatgaaatgaagtaCAGATTAAAGTTGCACTTCTTACTTACTGTATTGTTGCTTGTATGAAGTGTATTCATTATGTCAACTGGTTCTAACTTCAGTTGTCAGCTGTTGTAACCTTTTTGTCCATATTTCCTACTTTGCAGCCCACAGATGACATCGTATTGATGGCTCAGTCGCTGGAGAAGGCGTTCCTGCAGAAAGTGGCTCAGATGCCTCAGGATGAGTTAGAACTGCCCCCTCCCCCTCCACGGAGCAAAACAGTCAAATCTGGCAGAAAAGGCAGAAGTAATACAGGTGAGCACTGCCTGCAAACACACGTTAAGTCTGCAGTCATCATAGCTGCAGTTTATgcagaatatttttattaaaatcaaGTTTATATACTGTTATGAGCACATCCatttgttaaatgtttgttgtttctctctcaGTCTCTGGAGGAATCACAACAGCTCATCAAGTCCCAGCTGTGTCCCAGTCAGTGTACTCTCCTCCTACCCCAGAGACACCAGACTCCATCCTCTCTACCCCTCCACAGACTCTTTTGACCAAGAGCCTGCCCCTTACACTTACACCTGAACAGAGCATCCCCACTATTACGGGTCTGCCTCCCACCCAGCCCACTGCTAAGGTACTGGTCTATATTTATCATTGTGTCATTGAGTCGTAATATTGACAAAAACTGTCTCAGAAGAAGCACGTTTTTCTGACCTGCCCTCCCTTTTCTTCTCttcaattacagaaaaaagGTGTGAAGCGGAAAGCAGACACAACCACCCCAACCACTGTAGCCATGCCCATTATGAGCACTATGGGTGTCAGTGGCATCAGCCTGGGGATGGGAGGTGGGCACGACTCCCCGCTCACCCTCACGTCTCTCGGGGTGGACCACAGCTCCAGTATGGGGATGAACCCAGGCCTCACCCTGGGCCAGGGTATGGGCTTGGGGATGGGGATGGGGATGGGGATGGGTATGAGCATGGGGATGGGCCGTGGAGCAATGATTGTGGGTACCAAAGCAACAGCGGCGAGCAGAAGAGGAGTGAGTGGACGACCCATCAAGCCTCCTAAGAAGGATTTACCAGATTCCATTCTGCCACCGCCGGTGCGCCGCAGCAAACTGAGTCCTCAGCTGCGCTACTGCAACGGAGTCCTGAAGGAGCTGCTGTCAAAGAAGCATGCAGCGTACGCTTGGCCCTTTTACAAGCCTGTGGATGCCACAACGCTCGGCCTCCATGACTACCACGACATCATTAAGCAGCCCATGGACCTCAGTACTATCAAGGTACTTGTCTTATGGATACATGCACATACGTGTCTGCGTTTGTTAAGACATGTTTAAAATTTcttcagcaaaaacaagcagGATGTTGACAGTTTTGTAGTCTGCTGCACTGAATTGCAGTTGCAGTGTAACTCTGTGGCTTCTCATTACTTTACCTCATGTCTGCATTACCTTTTTAAACTGTAGGCTGCACTTTTTATTTGGTTTAACTATTTAAAAGGTGAAAATTGGATAGAAAATGTTTGTAGTTGATCAGTTACGGTCAAAaggttttctctttcttccagAAACAAGAGGTGTAACCACAATTTTTAGGGAAAGCTGTTTATTATAAGTCTGTGTATCACTGTCCACTAGCACTCAATGTTTAAAGCaatcaaacaaaagaaaaaaaaggattgGAAAACTTTGAAACAATGTGCTCCAGGACAAGGAGCCTGTTCACAGGTTTCAGAAACAGCTAAACGAGATTTAGAACTGTTGCCTCATGAACCTTACTCACCGACCTGCACCGTCTGACTTCTCTTTGTTTCCTAAACTAAAATCCCACTTGTGTGATGGCCATTTTTAGAGTCATGTTGATGAATTCATTTATGCTGCTGAGTATCTGGAAGCTGAAGTTGTGCCCTTCCTCCATGAAGGGGTAGCAAAGCTCAAACATTGTTGGAGtgctttgcattattttttaacatgacCTCTCTATGTTACAAAGTAATGCATAAACAGTCTTTCTCCTGTGACATTTTCTGGGAGGCAGAGAAGTTTTTGTAGTAACCTCATACATCTTATGCAGCctttgtttaatttcttttggATTCATTTCTGTGATTGAAAACAGTGTTTCATCCTTAGATGTGGCCAGATTTGAGTGCGCCATTTCCTTAAAACCTGTAGTTACATCTCACAGTGCAGCTGgtgccttttttattttttaggtttggtatttgtttaaaatctgttctgttttctttagcGGAAGATGGACAGCAGAGAGTATCGTGACTCCCAGCAGTTCTCCGCTGATGTTAGACTGATGTTCTCCAACTGCTATAAGTACAACCCTCCAGACCATGATGTGGTGGCCATGGCCAGAAAACTCCAGGTATTTATTTAAGTGATCTGATTCCTAATTACTGTAATGTATGAATAATCACATTTACATTCTATAATTCCCAATTCCTCTTGTCACCCTAAACCCTAATCCTTAAATCATTACAGTGTTTGAACTGCTTGACTCACATGCTGTTTTCTCCTTCTAGGACGTGTTTGAGTTCTGCTTTGCTAAGATGCCAGATGAGCCTCCAGCACCACCCagctcctcatcttcctcctcctcctcttcatcctcatctgAGAGCGAGCTGAGCAGTGAAAGTGAGGAGAGCGAGAGCAGCCCCAGCTCCGactcagaggaggagagggcaAACCGTCTGGCAGAGCTGCAGGAACAGGTTTGTATTAACGCACATCAGAGCAGGAATCAAGACGTTCACTTCCAATCTGATGTTGACACTAATCTAAAGTGCTAATCTTGCTgtggtttttctctttttctatcTCCCTTCAGCTAAAAGCCGTACACGAGCAGCTCACGGCACTCTCCCAAGGCCCCATTGTCAAAcctaagaaaaagaaagagaagaaggacaagaaaaagaagaaaaaggtaGAAAAGAGAAGCATCggaaggtggaggaggaactACTGCCTGTTAAGCCGCCCAAGACCCCCAAAATCACCAAGACTCCAAAACCTAAGAGCAACCGGGGAGTGAGCTGTCCGGTAATGCCGATAAAGAAAGCTCCGAGCAAGAAGAACAACAAGAGCAAGTGAGTAGTGACACCTACTGGATGGTATAAGAACTGAAAGTATGTGGTTTAGGATGCATGAGCTGGAAGATGCACCAGGAGTAATGCaggaaaatgttgaaaagtttAGATGttactgtaatttaaaataagTATCTGTGTGATTACGTTACAGATTTTAAAGACCGTGATCCTGTTTTGTGAGCAGACCTTCTCTCAGTCATCTGCTAACAGTTTCTCCTGTGTTTCACCAGATCCAAAAAGGGCGGCATGACGTTTAACGTGCCTCAGCCGGTCCACGAGCCCATAGTGAGTCATTTTGActctgatgaagaggaggagacgGCACCAATGTCCTATGATGAGAAGCGTCAGCTCAGCCTGGACATCAACAAGCTGCCCGGTGAGAAGCTGGGCCGCGTCGTTTACATCATCCAGTCCCGCGAACCGTCGCTACGAGACACCAACCCCGAGGAGATCGAGATAGACTTTGAGACGCTGAAGCCGTCGACGCTGAGGGAGCTGGAGAGATACGTCATGACGTGTCTGAGGAAGAAACCTCGAAAGCCATATGGTTAGTACGGCcatgaaatgtttgtttttagctcTACAATCAGGCAGTCTTGTGCTtgactttattatttaaatgttcaTGTTGTTGCTCATGTCTCACGAGTCTTTAATCAGAAACAGACTTTATGCTGAATCTTCATGAGGCCTTTAACTACACAGAGCACCTGAGCTCAGCAGCCTTTGATCATATCACACTGTACCCCACTGAGTGATAAtatgatttgtttgtttctgcagcaaataaaaagaacagtGCTGGCAAGTCCCGGGAAGAACTCGCTCTGGAGAAACAGATGGAGCTGGAGAGAAGGCTGATGGACGTCAGCGGGCAACTCAACTCTGGAAAGAAGCCTCCCAAGACCAAACGTGAGTCCTCCATTCTGCCTTAGTGTTATTTAACAGAAATactatttaaaaatatgtggATGTTGAAGAATACAATGGAAGATAAAGATGTGATTTGTTCACATATAAAACTGTAACATTTGGACAAACAGATCCAAATGTCCTTTATTATCATGTAGTGAACTGTTCAAAGCAATATTTAGTGTGTAAATAGTTTTTATCTCATGTACATTATTTGAAGCTAAGGCTGGATGTGCAGcacatgttgatgttttttttgtttttccagcagaGAAACCTGCGACTGAAGCCCACACCCAGCCGTCACGCCTCAGCGCCAGTAGCTCCTCCTCagactcctcctcatcctcctcatcatcctcatcctcagaCACAAGCGACTCAGACTCTGGCTGAGCGTTGGACTGTTTCCTTACTAAAGGGTCATGTGAGGAACCCTGGGAGTTTCTCTTCCCACTGAATGGACTGAACTGTAGTAGAGCTGCTGACGACGGGGCTGCAGGGCGGATCAGACGAGACCAGCACAAACTGGCCGACTCAACTTGTCAAaccaagaaagagagagatggggCTTTCCCTGTGCTCAGCTCATCATCCAGACCTGCACACAGAAAACCTGAGGATGGATGTGAACGGAGGAGACTCAGTGTGAAGTCCTGCTGCTCTGGAGAACCGGCCTGGATGGGTGGAGCGAGGGACGCTCCATCTCCTTTAGATGCAGGAGAAGATCATACGTTGGAGGGATAAGGGTGCTAGAGCCAGAATCTGTCTCACTTCTGGAGATAATTTCCCTTCTTAGCGTGCTCCCTGTCTTTATGCTGTATAGATAAGGTGTACAGTTATATAAAtatctatttttcttttataaagaAGCATTTTATGGAGCTAATTTATTCCCTCATTCTGGGAACCATCGAACTGGTGTGGGCAGAGATGTGTTTTagtttatgtttagtttttttctggaGTGATAAAGaggggaagtgtgtgtgtgtgtgtgtgtgtgtgtgtgtgtgtgtgtgtgtgtgtgtgtgtgtgtgtgtgtgtgtgtgtgtgtgtgtgtgtgtgtgtgtgtgtgtgtgtgtgtgtgtgtgtgtgtgacgtatgtgtttgcatgcacgtgtgtgagtgtgagatcCGGCACCACAAGTGCAGCCTTGTGAAGTTCCTCATTGTTTTGACGCAGG from Acanthochromis polyacanthus isolate Apoly-LR-REF ecotype Palm Island chromosome 11, KAUST_Apoly_ChrSc, whole genome shotgun sequence includes the following:
- the brd2a gene encoding LOW QUALITY PROTEIN: bromodomain-containing protein 2a (The sequence of the model RefSeq protein was modified relative to this genomic sequence to represent the inferred CDS: inserted 1 base in 1 codon) is translated as MDMAVNPPLDSSHVGVDIGMLGVTMDHGSGAAGKRIRKPSLLYEGFESPGLPPLTQLVPSGPPQPPVKDPSRQGRMTNQLQFLQKVLLKSLWRHHFAWPFHEPVDAAKLSLPDYHKIIKNPMDMGTIKKRLENNYYRSASECMQDFNTMFTNCYIYNKPTDDIVLMAQSLEKAFLQKVAQMPQDELELPPPPPRSKTVKSGRKGRSNTVSGGITTAHQVPAVSQSVYSPPTPETPDSILSTPPQTLLTKSLPLTLTPEQSIPTITGLPPTQPTAKKKGVKRKADTTTPTTVAMPIMSTMGVSGISLGMGGGHDSPLTLTSLGVDHSSSMGMNPGLTLGQGMGLGMGMGMGMGMSMGMGRGAMIVGTKATAASRRGVSGRPIKPPKKDLPDSILPPPVRRSKLSPQLRYCNGVLKELLSKKHAAYAWPFYKPVDATTLGLHDYHDIIKQPMDLSTIKRKMDSREYRDSQQFSADVRLMFSNCYKYNPPDHDVVAMARKLQDVFEFCFAKMPDEPPAPPSSSSSSSSSSSSSESELSSESEESESSPSSDSEEERANRLAELQEQLKAVHEQLTALSQGPIVKPKKKKEKKDKKKKKKVEKXKHRKVEEELLPVKPPKTPKITKTPKPKSNRGVSCPVMPIKKAPSKKNNKSKSKKGGMTFNVPQPVHEPIVSHFDSDEEEETAPMSYDEKRQLSLDINKLPGEKLGRVVYIIQSREPSLRDTNPEEIEIDFETLKPSTLRELERYVMTCLRKKPRKPYANKKNSAGKSREELALEKQMELERRLMDVSGQLNSGKKPPKTKPEKPATEAHTQPSRLSASSSSSDSSSSSSSSSSSDTSDSDSG